TTTCGCTGGGCATGTCTGGCATTTGGGCGTCGGTATTATCGGGCGAAGGTGAGCGTCCAGCAGCTTCCATTCTGTTGTGATGGTGCACTTCAGCCTGAATGCAAAACAATTCGTAGGCGGGATTGCTGGCGGCCCAATTTCCTTTTCCGTCGATCTGCTCCGCGTTCATGGGCATTCCCTGCACGAAATCAATAGGCAAAGGATCAAggttagttttctttttttccagctGGGCGAGTGGTGGCCTTAATGAATAAGCGACCAAATTCAAACTGACCCTGACCGAGTCGTCAATGACGCTATCATCCACACTTGCCGGGCGCGCCCTCCCAACGCAACTGCCACCGTCGCCACTGTGGTTGCTGTTGCCACTGCTGTCGCTCATCTGACGGCTCGAGTTGTCAGACAGCTTCTTCGATACGGCTAACATCTCCCGACTGTTCATAATACTCAATTCGCTGTCGTCCAGGTGGCTCAGATCGATCAACGACATCTTCGAACTGCCAGAATGAGGCTCTTCCACCGCCGTCAGGTTCATGTTCTTGCCAAATTCGAAACCTACTGATCCCGAAGGCGATACTCGCGTGCGTGTCTCCTCTTTCGAATCTGAAAATGTCGTGttgtcttttttatttgatttttacaTTTGGGgcggaggggggggggatatgAAAATGATCTCTCAACTATAGATGGAGttggaaaatttgtttttcttacgTTTCGTTCCCGATTTTGAGATCTCGGCGTAGATAACGTCGTTGGCTTGTCCTTCTTGGAAACCACTAGCTTCGGGACTTGCGTCACCCTCTTCGTCCAGCGGATCCACTTGCATTCCTGTCCGGCTGGTCATGAGCAAGCGGAAGTACGAATCGTGCGAGGCGGAACGATTATGACAGCGCGATAGCGAACCGTCTTGAATCGATTCATCATCTTCATCGCCTGCCAGTCTGGCCGCAACGTCTTCTCTGTCCTTGAGCGGCGTTGCCACGCAGTCTGACACGTCTCCCAATTTATTGCCGTCAGCCGGACTCGTCAACTGGCTGTCACCGGCCGACGAATTGCGGTTGGAAGCCACTAGAGACTCGGCACTTTTAACGGGCCTCAATCTGGGACGGACGTATGTCACAGAGCGTTGCGGAGTCATGGAAGACGATGACGCAACCTGGGCGGGCATGCTAACAGTGGAACTTGTGCTGGCCGAAGAATTCTTGCGCTGTGCCTTACTGGAAGGTGACCGGACTTTACTGGGTTTGGCGAAAAGCGACTTCCATCCGAGCGGAGATTTCTTGTGCTTGAGGCTGTGGCCACGTTTGCTGCGGCCGTCACCGTTGGGTAGCTCGATGACCGTGTGATACTTTGGCGGAAGAGAGGCCGGCCCGCCTCCCACCTCAATGTATTGCGTGTCATTCTGACTGCTAGCCAATTGAAGCGCTCTGTTGCGCGCTTCTTCCAGCGACAGTAACTTGGTAGGTGTTGAGATGGCCAGCGATTTCGGTCTCGTCCTTTTCAAAGCGCCACCACTGCTGGGCAATTCTTCATTCAACGAAGCGGGTATGGTCGGTACTTTGTCACTGAATATCAAGTCGACGTATCGCACCAGGCATTCCGTCACTACCGCTTGCACGCCCACTccctgtttgtttgtttttttaggcaaatgaagaagaaggaaacaCGTACGCAATAGTGTTAGATTCCCGtcgttgcattttttttttttaaaggcattTTTGTGAAATACCTGAAGGGCAGCAACGCCACCGAATTCCAGTTCTTTGCAACGAAGTAAATTCGGCGCCCATACAATTGCAACATTCTTTGCCGTCATGCCAGTAGAGGCATTATTTTCTGCAACGCGGGCCAAATGCCGAGTCAGGTACTCGAGCGTGCGAAAATGGGGTGGTGGGAGTTGCTGGACAAcctgaataattttttttaaattaataaatacaattaagatttttttttttttagataataGGAAAAGAACCGATGACCTAAttcgatttattttttttttttacctctcgCATTCGAACCACTCGAAGATTATCAGGTCCCTGGACAGCGTTAACAAACTGGTCATAGAGTTGATAGGTGCACAACGGGTTGGGCAGCTCACGGAAATACATTTTGAGGAGGGATGACACTGCGTGCATGTCTTGTCGAATGGCCTCGTCCTCCACCAGGGCGGGCACCCTGTCCTCGTCAAAAGCATTTCTGGGTGAAACGAATGAAAAAGTCAACAAATTAGTGAGGCAGAAAAATAGAAAGTTGTGTCGTCATTTCCAGTAAGTTGACTGCAAAACGGGAGCTGTCATGACAAAAATGAGAGAAATTGAagagagaatttttttttttggcagtaCGAAAAAGGTATGCCAAGCCATGGGAACACGCTATCAGGTCATCAGCATGTCAGGgggacgaaaaaagaaaaacaggttTCTGTTTATTGAacttgcttttgtttttctctcttgaTTTTCATAAACAATCCATCTAGCGACATGCAAAGGGCTTGAACCCCCTACGAAATGATGAAATAATGGGATATTCTAGGCGACCCTAGATTGATCCAGAAATAGCGACCAGAGAGACACATTTACCTGAGCTTTTGAATGTTGGAGGTGATGCCTGATAATCGATAAATACCATCGACGATGCCGTACTCTTCGATGAATTCAGCGCAGCATTTCAACACCATCGGGACTACAAGTTACACGTACATAAATAACCATGGATTAAGCAATATttatgggttttttttttttcgagactTACTCTCACGTCCAGAATTGAGCAAATGTTCGCCCAGATCGCAGCCAAAAACGCGCTCCTTCAAAATGCCCGATTGCTTCAGTTTACGGCGCGACGGCCTCGATAAGATGAAACTCCTGTTCATGATGAAGACGAACCAGATGaaaattaaaatccaaaaaaaatcACACAATTACGTTGGATTTCAAACtgcacaacacacacacaggcacACACACCTGCCCATATTTTACTCTGTGACCGTCCTTTTACACCATTTCAACAAATTCAGTGTTTTATCACGTTCTGGAATCACTAATCTGTTTTTAGACGCGaaaatcctttttctttcttacgatttcttttcctttttaatgAAAAGAACGTTTTAGGGAACGTGTTGCGCACTTGAGAGAGTGagaagagacacacacacacgcactgAGAGACACGCGCAGTTTGTTCCAGGCTCGTTCAGCTCAGCCCCGACACTGGTTAGCACCGGGTGTCGACTGCGTGAATGCTAGCCAGACGCGCTTGACCTTAtcttttacacacacacacacacatatacgCACTGGcattcatcttttttttttttcttcttcttcttttctcgattttttttctttttcgaaagaaaaaaaaaaagtggcgCCCAACCCACAAATCGCTCCTTTCAAACAAACATGAAAAATCCAGCAGcgtcgaaaagaaaagaaccttCGGGGTATCGCACGCGACGGGTTCAAAGGTGCTGAAAGACGATGATGAAggtgcacaaaaaaaaaaggcaagaagtTGGAAGGAAATTAGCAGATTAGAAggaattaaagaaaaagagatgacAAAACCGAGCACGAGCAGATTCACTTAACGATGTAGTTAAACAAAACGCCAGACGGGAGAAGACATTAAGCCGCCACGACTGCCGTCAACTTAGTGACTGATTCAGcgtactttttttgttttgttggaaTCGTCATCATCGCCAtgatcataaaaaaataaaaataaaaaaatcgagTGAGAGACTTTTTACAAAAGGGCGGGGTCTTgatggaaagaagaaaaaacccaCAAGGAAGGCGGTTTGTCAGAGTGCATTTCCCTCCTCTACGTGAACAtatattgttttatttgatttcctttctattttatttttccctttctttatCTACACccagaaagtaaaaaaaaaaaaaaaaaaagggaatttcACTATTTTCGGGCGTCATGGACCGATGGGTGCCACCTGGTGGGTTGTTTTGTTGcgtctttctttcttttctttttttttttttgttttgctgtttgCGTACCAAGTGGCAACCGGATTGCGGTCATCAAAGAATCGTTATCGATTTGACAAGTTCTCTGACTCGAGTCgactctctctttctttcttctctatGAAACATGTGAACAAATTCGTTCGAAACACGACATGCTCATTCTTGACTACCGGCTACGGCTAAACTAATAGGGTGACGggccatgaaaaaaaaaaaaaattataaaataaaagcatATCAGCGCATCCGGTCAAAAGAAACAAGTGGTACAAGAATTTCggtttttctttgtcttcttcctttttaaaaaaaaagcttttctctttttaataaagatcaatatttgtttttgtttttttctccgttCGAATGATAAGGAACAAGTAGCTGAGATGAGTTCCGGAAACCCGAGAATCATCCAAGGTAACACGAGAGTAGGCAAAACGATGTCGTCGAAGCAAAAGAAACAGACGCAAGagcgcaacaacaacaacagcagtgCAACGGTTGGTGGAGAGGGAAGCACTCGCTGGATTATAGGTGAAAAGAAATTGgccttggttttttttctccagaaAACGAAGGCCACTACTACCCCCGCAGACTGACGGACGGGATGGCCGGACGGACGAATAAACGGACTATGTACATGTGCGTTGTTTTCATGATCCTCTCTGTTTTTGGGGGTTTCGCCTCCAGCCCGACCCTACTTCATTAGCATCAAATCATGCGCCGATGCTCGTTTGTTTTTCCCAAGGatattctctctctctcaccaCTGGATTCCGCGCATGCATACATACGCACACGTAACGTACACATTTcgtatgattttttttttctgctttcaGGGCGCGCATAAATCCTATCGCTTACGACCTCTTCTTCACTTCTTGCCAGCCATCACTTCCTGGACATATCCCAGACTTAAGGAATGAGTCTtccagccccccccccccttcccccaaTCTTGTTTATGGATTCATAAAATacacaaacattttttttttcttcttctttctttccttccttcccttttcctcctcttcctacttttttttttctctccctttcaatcattttattctttttcttcttctttatatCTTTCTCTCCATTTAGCGTTGTGTCTGTTTCCAGTGGCCATCACGCCACCCCCCCCTTTCCCCTCGTCTTTTACGATCCCGAAAGACCGACGTCGACATCACCCAAAACCATTTTCGCTTAGTTTATCTGACTTTACCGAAAAGCCCAGCTGTGCGAGTCGGGCATCCAGTGTCAACCCCCTATAGACGCACGCGCAGGAGATTAGACACAACACAACTAAAAAAGACCTCAACGAAAAGGACACACAACACCCGAAACGTTGAGGCCACGGCTCTTTCTTCCGCATAAGTCTGACTATCGTAAAAAAATGATCGTCATGACTTTTAAAGAGttacgaaaagaaaatcgagGTCACATTATAGGTACGGACGGCCTGGCgaatgaaaggaaaaaagaagaagaagaagaagaagaagaaaaaaagagagacgaaaaaggaaatgttttGTCATGTTGCCCACCTGAAAAATGAGATGAGTTTGCCGTGTTTGCGTAAAACAGGTTTGGTGGGTAAGTGTTCGGCGCTAGTGCCGCTGCCGCCACTGCATCCGGACTGGTTCAACAGGTGGTGTGTCTTGCTGCCAGCCGGATTCGAGCCACCACCGCCGACCACGACGACCGACGTAGTGTTGGGTAAAGATAAATGAGCCGGGACTTTGTCGCCGATGATTCGGACACACTCGGACGGGAAGAAACCGACATCGAAGCCGCGTTTACCTCGCCACCACATACTCTCTTCCGGCGGAGGCATATCAATCACGGATATCATGTCACCCACCTAAAAGAAGCAAAGCAGCAACAACACCAAGGCAAAACGTAAAGATATTGTCACATTTCATGAGCACAGACACCAAGATGGAAGACCGTCGCCGGCCAATTCTTCTACAAGATTGAGCAGTTGGGCATCTTTTGCTTTTCGCTTCTATGTCTTACACGCTGCACGACGGATTACTTGATTGTTGCTCCTATTTGAGAGACTCTCCACATACACATAAGAAgagtgaaagagagagagagagagcgtcAGCGCATGCCGGCGGCTCTCTACGTCTCGacaaggaaagagaaaaaccagTCGGAAAAGGGATAATGATATGCAAAAACCGATTAAGGACTTCTAgcttcatcctttttttttttttttttaaagaaacaaaacgtaactaaaataataagaaaaaaaaaaatagacaaaataaTGGACTGCGGTATCTGTCTGTGTCTATCTAAATGAATGATGGGCAAGCCAGAGCTGACTGAACTAGTGGGTTCAAATAACGTACTTCGAAGCTGATCTCGTCTGATGCGACGGCGGCGTAGCGACGCACGGCGTAGGCAGCAGCCACGGCCGGCGTGTTGATCTCTGCATCTGCATCATCGGATGGCGGAGGCGGGTAAAGTCGCCGTCCTCGATTGTCCACTTCCAGCCAGTTGAGGACGGGAGCGCAGTTGATCAAATTGCCGGCAATGGCGCTTAGCCGATTGACGTAGCTGGACAGCAACGGTCTCAGCGCCACCTattcgaaaatgaaaaagaatcaaCAACAAGCGACCACAAAATGGGgatgagataaaaaaaaaaatatatatatatggggAGCCCCGTTGAAAACATATACACACACGGACACACAACACATTCTCGTGTTTTCACACACAACAAACGGACCCAAGAGGTGCTAGTGGTGAAAGTGGAGGAGAGATAGACCCGtcttaaaaataaacctggccaccataaaataaagaaagaaaaaaaaaaaaaaaggaccatCCATCTTTGACGTCTACTGCGGAAGACCTGAGATGACACGTTTCTTTCTTAATTAACACAACTTTTGCCCTTCCTGGCTGCATCTCTCCCCTAGAGGCTTGTCAGGGCCTCAACGAAGCCTATCATTACGAGTAAATAGAAACAAATCGGCGGGAGAGGGGGACAACTAAATTACCTTTGTAACGAATAACATATGGCTTGATTCATTAGCCCAacgcagcagcaacaacaacaacacgagATAGGGAAATCGTAGGAAAAACTTTGTCTTATCTTCCGATGGGCGGCAAAACGGGCCACCAGCAATAatatttatgtatatatatatacatacctGCTCTTTTCTGCCATTGGCACTCGAACACGGCCAACAAGAGTGACGTCTGCGATGATCGTGGAGCTGGATGCGGATTTGGACAACGTAGAGCCGATCGATCCACACACAATTCCGCTGGCCCGTCGTCACTGGAACCACCGGATCGACCGACTGTACGGCCATCATTCGCTATCGCACGCGTTCAACTGAATCTCacgaaaagaaatttgtttccttcgacttcttcttcttcacagacgaaggaagaagaagctcCTAACCATCGGTCCGTCTAACTCCCTTACTATTAATAGTCCAGCTGACTTGACGAGTCTCTCCCCTCCTCCTGCCCTCCCTTCAACATAGGGGCGCGATATGTGTGTATATTTCCGTTTAGGTTGTtgcctctctttttctttcttttctatttcacTCTTCGGCACTGCgagtgtgtctgtgtgtgtgtgtgtatatgtacGCGTTGCATGTGTGCGTGTCGGGGGCCGTGCATGCTTGTTATTTACCTCGGCTGGCTGGTTGACGTTTTCGGGCAAGAGAGGCAGTTGGCTGAACTTGCGGTCGTAGATGCAACGGTGGAGCTGCTCATCCAGCAGCCGGAAGTGCTCGTAGGAACGGCGGAGTACCCAAGATTTGCCGTAGCTCGTGATTTGCAGTGCCACGAGCGGCACTTCCGATTCGGTTAGGGAAGGAACCACCTTGCCCGTTTCTTCGTGTAGCTGGATCTGCTCCGAAGAacgaacagaaaaaaacaaacaaaacaaacaacacattTAAATATggtaaacagaaacaaacaaaaaatttacaacTGGTTTTCTCTATTGGCCCACCAAGGGTGGTCGGATGGGAGGGGAGGGACAGTTGTCGAAGATTGACGACCGGTAAGTCTGTCGTGAATGACGCAGAACACGATATAGTTACATACAACATACCGTTAGTGGTCCGAGATCGACAACATCGTAGTGAAAATGAGCGCACTCGTCCAGTTTTGGGAAACGGGAAGTCTCCACGGCGGCTGCTGCTGACGATGGCGAACAAGAAGCGATTCCTCCGGCTCCGGCAGCACTAGCGACGCTGCCACCGGCCGACATGACGGGATGCTTGGGCGGTCTGTGCTGAATCCGCACGCTACCGCCACGAGGTGTCCCCAGTTCCGACAAGCCGCTGAGTCCACTCTGTTGTTTGTTgatcattaaaagaaaatgagaggaAAGtccccataaaaaaaaaaaaagaggagaaacaaaaaatgaattaaccAAAAATGAGAGTGGAACTACGATGATAAAATGGAAAGGCGAGatataaaaattaacaaaaaaaaaaagggaaacaagtgagaaaaaaaaagaagataggGAGAAAGAGGAGAATTGTATAAGAAAAGGAGCGTCAGATGGTATGTGTGGATGGTGTACACATCATTACGATGGCATTAGGGAAATCGAGCGGGAGCGGCGTCGCGTGACGGAAACGGCGCGGTAACTTTGGTCCGTTCCGCGCCTGTGACGTTGTCGGGGAAAACGTTGGAAACCGTCGATGCGCTATAAGGTGAAAGCTTATAACACACGGGCACCAAAAACACAAGCAGAACGCGTACACAGAGTCGCTCGTTATCGTGTACGCTGATTCTGTTCGGTCACGCCGGTCACACCAGACCCAAAAGAGAATGAGAAGAGGCAGATGAACTCACGTGCTGCCACCGACGTCGAACACGACGTCGGCGATGAAAGATCTTTcgttctctttctctttctttttcgggaTGCAGACTATCCGCATCGGAATCTACACCGCTGCAGTTGCGGCAGATAATAATCAATAACAGAATAGGGTGGGCGTCATCACGTGGCTCCAAGTTCCATAGCCAGAGGAAGAAACGAACgagaacgaagaagaaaaaatgatcgGGAAATCGGGGAAAAAGGGGTGACCACATTCATTAAACGTAATGACAATAAGCGCCGTGTTCCCACGACACGATTCGCGTCACGCACAagtcagaaagaaaaacgaaatgaacaaaaGAGAGATTAGAATCATTGTACGGAGAgagaaatttttgtttacgtTAGAGACGAATTTCGGGTCGATATCCGCCAATCCTCTGGAACGTTTGGACGGAGCCGCCAGCAGATCGCTGGCGCTGGTCACGGCAGCCATGACGCACGTGCTCCTGTAGGTAGGTCAACATCACGAGAGAAAAATACAAGGAGAAAGAAAGCTTAAAATTCAACCATCTAAATCACACACAAATATAACAGACGTTAATTATCGTAAATGAGGGGGGCGACTATCAGCACGACAGCAACCAGTTTAAAGAACAATAGCGATTGGTAtcactataaaaaaaatggaaaaacacaaaacttGTCAAGAGAACCTGAAAAAAGCCTGACCGACAGAGCCTAAGATTGCCGAGCGCTTCCGGCCGCGACGGCGGATGAACGAAAGATCAAGACTCCGCGACCGCAACATGACCTCCACTTCCCTTTggcctcttctttttttttctctctctctctctctggcGCGACCGAATAAAAAGAGGTCTCTAGACGCAatatctttttcctttttttgcagAGAAGaattatgaaaaataaagagtTGGCAAAGAGCGGTGCACGATAGATATAGGTCTCATCACGTTGTGATGCCAACGACAATGGCCTCGATGAGATAGAAGCGCTCCACTAAATGCGACGTGGCGATGGACTATCAAGACAAACACTGAATCCATCTGACCGTGAccatcttttcttcttctccttcttcttcttctctacttcctctttttttcttctctccacGATGCCACCGAGGAGCGAGAGCTGCTGTTGTTGTACATGTTTGcctcttctttcttcgtcttcttcttggcGAAGGTTTACGGACGATAAAGTCTGACCGTCGTGAAGGAGAAGCGCCGCAGGCTTGACCGCGGATAACGGTGCCCGGCTCTCATTTAATGGTCATACCGCTTTTGTAAAGTTTCGTAAAACTCGCCTGGAGAACTGTCCGGATGAAAGTGACAGACGCGCACAACCCCCCCTTGCCCACAGCGCACTAAATTAACGCACACGCACAGACGCATACATGCGATGAGTCTTCGGTGAACGTAAATTCTTTAACAGAGTTTCACTAGTAGATTATTTGGACTGCGACTGCACATGGTCGCAGCTGGGAACCGTGTGTGTTTGGAGGGTTATCCATTGTACCAAGAGGGGAAAGAAGCTATTTTTCCGAGGCAATGAATAGAAGGAGCCCTGGATTGGGGAGAGGCACATACCCTTCAGCTAGAAGAAGGACCTTTTCGggttctcctttttttttttttcgtttttctctttcccatcacctcctTCGAGCTGTATACACACAGTACCCTCAATAGGTTTCTATACGTTTCGAGTTACACAAAGTCTATGCGCATTCCTTCTGGCCCTAACTGCTGCTGTTGTTAGAATTCCAAACCGGCGTGAATTCAATTTAAACGTCATGAATAAAGGGAAACAATTGGCGTTGAAAGGCCAGcagaaaatgtgaaaaaaaaagcggttAACCGGTCAATAACCGCACGACTGCAATCCCTCTAGTTTTTACTGAATGGGGGACCTCATTTCAGTTATTGCACAAAGAGCAAGAGAGGAATCTAACCAGTCTAACCACAATCTTGTTTTGCAACAACCTTTTAATGAAGCCCATCAAGGTGCACACATATGCTACTGTTTGGTTATCGAGCCATGTTAAATGAAGCCTACTAGATATGCCTCTCAAACTGACACATATGTGATGCATTATTCCAGGCACGTTGAGTGCTTGAGCATGACAACACTGTTTAACTTTGCTGTTATTGAAAAGTGAACTACTTTCGCTGGGACCATGACGTCATTTGGATTGGAGGAAATTTTCACTAATGTTTTTCGTCCAGTCTTCAGTCTAATTTCAAATAAAGTGCATCAATcatcaattaaaaaagaaaacacaaactttgaaattgtttcaagaaaaaacttaaatagTGGTAGCTCATtctatttttgaaaacaaaatactaGGTATTTAGAGGGAGGATACGAAAATCTTCCGTTTCCTGCCTATTTTCTTACGAAGAGGGAAGCTGGAGTCATTGATGCGAtacacagttttttttttttaagggataGGGATGTGGGGGGAGACTATTctccaccatttttttttttttcaaaagagaaaaaatctTACTTTATAATTTCCGATTCCAAGAAATGATCATTCTGCAACACGTTATCACGGACCAACCACACATGGTTTTTGTTCTTGATCTTGTGATGAATGAGTTATATCAGAACGGAACAAGTGGACGAGTTAACAAGCAAAATTGCGCCACCAAACTACTGGGATGTTTGACACTAGTCAAACGCGTCCATTAGGCCGATGTTTCCATAGCAGCCGCGAGTGATAATCCACGAAAGGCCAAGCCGGTTTTTAGTCGAAAAGAATTTACTCACTAGAGGCGCTACTGACAAACGCACGAAAT
This genomic interval from Daphnia magna isolate NIES linkage group LG8, ASM2063170v1.1, whole genome shotgun sequence contains the following:
- the LOC116928779 gene encoding rho GTPase-activating protein 32 isoform X3, with translation MLRSRSLDLSFIRRRGRKRSAILGSVGQAFFRSTCVMAAVTSASDLLAAPSKRSRGLADIDPKFVSNSGLSGLSELGTPRGGSVRIQHRPPKHPVMSAGGSVASAAGAGGIASCSPSSAAAAVETSRFPKLDECAHFHYDVVDLGPLTIQLHEETGKVVPSLTESEVPLVALQITSYGKSWVLRRSYEHFRLLDEQLHRCIYDRKFSQLPLLPENVNQPAEVALRPLLSSYVNRLSAIAGNLINCAPVLNWLEVDNRGRRLYPPPPSDDADAEINTPAVAAAYAVRRYAAVASDEISFEVGDMISVIDMPPPEESMWWRGKRGFDVGFFPSECVRIIGDKVPAHLSLPNTTSVVVVGGGGSNPAGSKTHHLLNQSGCSGGSGTSAEHLPTKPVLRKHGKLISFFRSFILSRPSRRKLKQSGILKERVFGCDLGEHLLNSGREIPMVLKCCAEFIEEYGIVDGIYRLSGITSNIQKLRNAFDEDRVPALVEDEAIRQDMHAVSSLLKMYFRELPNPLCTYQLYDQFVNAVQGPDNLRVVRMREVVQQLPPPHFRTLEYLTRHLARVAENNASTGMTAKNVAIVWAPNLLRCKELEFGGVAALQGVGVQAVVTECLVRYVDLIFSDKVPTIPASLNEELPSSGGALKRTRPKSLAISTPTKLLSLEEARNRALQLASSQNDTQYIEVGGGPASLPPKYHTVIELPNGDGRSKRGHSLKHKKSPLGWKSLFAKPSKVRSPSSKAQRKNSSASTSSTVSMPAQVASSSSMTPQRSVTYVRPRLRPVKSAESLVASNRNSSAGDSQLTSPADGNKLGDVSDCVATPLKDREDVAARLAGDEDDESIQDGSLSRCHNRSASHDSYFRLLMTSRTGMQVDPLDEEGDASPEASGFQEGQANDVIYAEISKSGTKHSKEETRTRVSPSGSVGFEFGKNMNLTAVEEPHSGSSKMSLIDLSHLDDSELSIMNSREMLAVSKKLSDNSSRQMSDSSGNSNHSGDGGSCVGRARPASVDDSVIDDSVRGMPMNAEQIDGKGNWAASNPAYELFCIQAEVHHHNRMEAAGRSPSPDNTDAQMPDMPSEMAMDGDNDSLVNVTTEDYSSTEVPGGSEDRESYTLHGINDVYENVDVANNRTNAESCRRTSTSPVPAAYENFADNDAYAMVRVSSSQDATYENVIDPAMIDEEYEPIEPPQEPVNQTTETGVSYENVEQAKYENIDQPAIETEMSQANYENLDHQPSYENIDEGLAVASGSNESIDVDGGETYENVVLRDPSSNARPLDIVNVYEDVIPPPPRTDETEEVIYYQVKVLRQSIQEVNELLREDPTALQTAIADLGEYPERSNPAPSPVKIRSHPAKETSAVSTPVSPVEQKDIKEIIDTFCTETTVAKDSSPDAEQLGNVIEDVKVEEAPKIAPPKGIRLSLSPKRMSTGDDSGKAESNEQSRNVKDQQHHLPLSVSLPSLLNSNNKMAAQKQQTAAPSRMNTSLPPTPLYDLYPESESVSSKRRFESEIGRDLLRERRIRNEIENSRRSESNLLQSPEQTSPIRRLSTSESSALKSNMGKPALPIKINSKKMEPKNVQPLPVKKPEQVCVRPTTLETSFDYEPTPLQRRASSPLSSGSPLSPVSPTSEGRNFTSSGARKTSVKELLNKFQTGGGDHNGDRSNQQQQQQQQQQQRVNTPTSPVKPVTPVSSPSNKQLVTHILDESKKMKDEGKENIEVHLTPAPKLSSHNNAAESSCDVMIMVESNSDVCKTGESTMEQDAKEMLRQKSLGIDMSDPRTRLRIERYKEERRSFLREKYKSESFRNDGKEDAVIVRLKQKAGSPTHQQEAVDVDNVVSSPPPPPSLRTPDPGLIDEDVNVKERAAQWAQTLPATLVAAAAVAAATTTAAAAAVTTVATPPIKTVSPTHRSCSEAVSIAPQHKRIRDMAALFEKETP
- the LOC116928779 gene encoding rho GTPase-activating protein 32 isoform X1, with amino-acid sequence MWSPLFPRFPDHFFFFVLVRFFLWLWNLEPRDDAHPILLLIIICRNCSGVDSDADSLHPEKERERERKIFHRRRRVRRRWQHSGLSGLSELGTPRGGSVRIQHRPPKHPVMSAGGSVASAAGAGGIASCSPSSAAAAVETSRFPKLDECAHFHYDVVDLGPLTIQLHEETGKVVPSLTESEVPLVALQITSYGKSWVLRRSYEHFRLLDEQLHRCIYDRKFSQLPLLPENVNQPAEVALRPLLSSYVNRLSAIAGNLINCAPVLNWLEVDNRGRRLYPPPPSDDADAEINTPAVAAAYAVRRYAAVASDEISFEVGDMISVIDMPPPEESMWWRGKRGFDVGFFPSECVRIIGDKVPAHLSLPNTTSVVVVGGGGSNPAGSKTHHLLNQSGCSGGSGTSAEHLPTKPVLRKHGKLISFFRSFILSRPSRRKLKQSGILKERVFGCDLGEHLLNSGREIPMVLKCCAEFIEEYGIVDGIYRLSGITSNIQKLRNAFDEDRVPALVEDEAIRQDMHAVSSLLKMYFRELPNPLCTYQLYDQFVNAVQGPDNLRVVRMREVVQQLPPPHFRTLEYLTRHLARVAENNASTGMTAKNVAIVWAPNLLRCKELEFGGVAALQGVGVQAVVTECLVRYVDLIFSDKVPTIPASLNEELPSSGGALKRTRPKSLAISTPTKLLSLEEARNRALQLASSQNDTQYIEVGGGPASLPPKYHTVIELPNGDGRSKRGHSLKHKKSPLGWKSLFAKPSKVRSPSSKAQRKNSSASTSSTVSMPAQVASSSSMTPQRSVTYVRPRLRPVKSAESLVASNRNSSAGDSQLTSPADGNKLGDVSDCVATPLKDREDVAARLAGDEDDESIQDGSLSRCHNRSASHDSYFRLLMTSRTGMQVDPLDEEGDASPEASGFQEGQANDVIYAEISKSGTKHSKEETRTRVSPSGSVGFEFGKNMNLTAVEEPHSGSSKMSLIDLSHLDDSELSIMNSREMLAVSKKLSDNSSRQMSDSSGNSNHSGDGGSCVGRARPASVDDSVIDDSVRGMPMNAEQIDGKGNWAASNPAYELFCIQAEVHHHNRMEAAGRSPSPDNTDAQMPDMPSEMAMDGDNDSLVNVTTEDYSSTEVPGGSEDRESYTLHGINDVYENVDVANNRTNAESCRRTSTSPVPAAYENFADNDAYAMVRVSSSQDATYENVIDPAMIDEEYEPIEPPQEPVNQTTETGVSYENVEQAKYENIDQPAIETEMSQANYENLDHQPSYENIDEGLAVASGSNESIDVDGGETYENVVLRDPSSNARPLDIVNVYEDVIPPPPRTDETEEVIYYQVKVLRQSIQEVNELLREDPTALQTAIADLGEYPERSNPAPSPVKIRSHPAKETSAVSTPVSPVEQKDIKEIIDTFCTETTVAKDSSPDAEQLGNVIEDVKVEEAPKIAPPKGIRLSLSPKRMSTGDDSGKAESNEQSRNVKDQQHHLPLSVSLPSLLNSNNKMAAQKQQTAAPSRMNTSLPPTPLYDLYPESESVSSKRRFESEIGRDLLRERRIRNEIENSRRSESNLLQSPEQTSPIRRLSTSESSALKSNMGKPALPIKINSKKMEPKNVQPLPVKKPEQVCVRPTTLETSFDYEPTPLQRRASSPLSSGSPLSPVSPTSEGRNFTSSGARKTSVKELLNKFQTGGGDHNGDRSNQQQQQQQQQQQRVNTPTSPVKPVTPVSSPSNKQLVTHILDESKKMKDEGKENIEVHLTPAPKLSSHNNAAESSCDVMIMVESNSDVCKTGESTMEQDAKEMLRQKSLGIDMSDPRTRLRIERYKEERRSFLREKYKSESFRNDGKEDAVIVRLKQKAGSPTHQQEAVDVDNVVSSPPPPPSLRTPDPGLIDEDVNVKERAAQWAQTLPATLVAAAAVAAATTTAAAAAVTTVATPPIKTVSPTHRSCSEAVSIAPQHKRIRDMAALFEKETP